Below is a window of Penaeus vannamei isolate JL-2024 chromosome 30, ASM4276789v1, whole genome shotgun sequence DNA.
gtgtgtgtgtgtgtgtgtgtgtgtgtgtgtgtgtgtgtgtgtgtgtgtgtgtgtgtgtgtgagtgtgagtgtgagtgtgagtgtgtgtgtgtgcgtgtgtgtgtgtggatgtgtgcatgcgtgtgtgtgtgtgtgtgtgtgtgtgtgtgtgtgtgtgtgtgtgtgtgtgtgtgtgtgtgtgtgtgtgtgtgtgtgtgtgtgtgtgtgtgtgtgtgtgtgtgtgcgtgtgtgggtgcgtatatgtgtgtgtgggtgcgtatatgtgtgtgtgagtgtgtgtgtgtgttagtgtgtgagtgtgtgggttagtgtgtgtgtgtgtgtgtgtgtgtgtgtgagtgtgattgtgcgtgtgagtgtgtgtgtgtgcgtgtgtgtgtgtggatgtgtgcatgcgtgtgtgtgtgtgtgtgtgtgtgtgtgtgtgtgtgtgtgtgtgtgtgtgtgtgtgtgtgtgtgtgtgtgtgtgtgtgtgtgtgtgtgtgtgtgtgtgtgcatgtgtgcgtgtgtgggtgcgtatatgtgtgtgtgagtgtgtgtgtgtgttagtgtgtgtgtgtgtgggttagtgtgtgtgtgtgtgtgtgtgtgtgtgtgtgtgtgtgtgtgcgtgtgtgtgtgtgtgtgtgtgtgtgtgtgtgtgtgtgtgtgtgtgtgtgtgtgtgcatgtgtgagcgtggatgtgtgtgtatatatgtgtgtgtgtgtgtgcgtgtgtgtgtgtgtgtgtgtgtgtgtgtgtgtgtgtgcgtgtgtcggtgtgtgtgtgtgtatgtgtgttagtgtgcgtgtatgtgtgtgtgtgcatgtgtgtgcgtgcatgtgtgcgtgtgcatgtgtgtgagtgtgtgcgtgtgtgtgtgtgtgtgtgtgtgtgtgtgtgtgcgtgtgtgtgtgtgtgtgtgtgtgtgtgtgtgtgtgtgggtgtgtgtgtgtgtgtgtgggtgtgggtgtgtgtgtgtgtgtgtgcatatgtgtgtgtgtgtgtgagagagtgtgtgtgtgtgtgtgtgtgtgtgtgtgtgtgtgtgtgtgtgtgtgtgtgtgtgtgtgtgtgtgtgtgtgtgtgtgtgtgcgtgtatgtgtgtgtgcatgtgtgtgtgtgtgcatgtgtgtgtgtgtgcatgtgtgcgtgtgtgcatgtgtgcatgtgtgcgtgtgtgtgtgtgtgtgtgtgtgtgtgtgtgtgtgataagaacAATAAACCTAGAAAACAGATACAATTCACCATCAAAATATTCTGTACAGCAATCATCATGTGAAAACTGTGGCGTTAttctaaaaatatgtatgtagatcAGTCTTGAAGAAAAAGTTTCAGTAAACCTGATTAGCGCAATGAATTCGTGGTGATATTGCAAATCATCGCCAACTGAAAATATTTTACCATCATGGTAAATCCTGACAACTACATATTGATACACTCAGTGAAAGAACAAACATAaatgagagaatgataaacaataaggaaaaaatcaataattgtaatatcaataataatgaattagGTAACACTGACTAAATAGAACACGCGAAATGACGATATTTTGGGTGTCTGAAACTAAAACATGAACTCAGTAAACGCTACACAGATTTTCTTACCCTCCAAGAGTAAAAGCTAGTGTGGCCGGTAATATTAAGTGTGCAAATTTTTAGAACTAGATTTTCCTTGACAAGTGTACACTTTCGTTTTATCAGAGTGGCGCCAGAAGTTGCCAATTTCTTATTAACGACGACATTTTCCCAAAACAGCCAAATGAACGCTGTAAAATGTGTAAAAtgggtattattttatttttctgtatctgtacatataattAGAATGTATTAGAATATATTTTGAatgccattcttctccctctggACTCCTAAAATACTAAAGGAAAATATGCCTATTTATCCCGtaacatgaaatacaaaaaaaaaaaaatccaccatatTTGCAGAACTATTTATATCACACATATGCTTGGTAATAATACTATAGACCAGTGAATCAGAAAGGAACCGAGCTGAACAGAATTAAACCCATAGTAGTGCACGAACGCTGAGGGGTAAAAGGGAGTAACTGGCAACCGGGCGTAGtagggatgttgttgttgtcagaGTCTCTCCTGCCAACGTCATGGACCCACTCGACTTGGGACCTGAATTTATAAGAACTGATCAAGTTACTGATCTTTGGTCATTCTTACAGACGGTGGGTGGTTATTACTGGTCTCTTTAATGTGTCGTTGAGGGTTTTGTCAGTGGCTTTGTTATTCATTTCTGTCGTAATGAGGGAGTGATTTCGCGatttctcctctcgctcctcctctcttctcagatGAAAGCTCAGATTTATGGTTTGTGTtgacttgtttatctatttatttcccatGTTGTCAGTACAATGATTTGATTTTACGAGTTGATCATggttttctgatttttttaaaatgaagTTTATATGTTTGGATTTTAACTGAGAATCATTTCATAAGACTGAGATGCATGCATGCAATCATTTGATTTAGAACTTAATTGTGTATATCAGGCCTCATAATGTGCCAAGACATAGTGTTTGTTAGTGGGCACCACTTGGTCCAGTAAATCTTTCGCAACCAAATTATGTAAcactttgtttttattgtattcacTGTAAGtttatatttaaaattttaaaaagcaATGGTATCAGTGTATAATTGAATGACAAGAAATTACTGTGACACCTGGATTTTAGGTGCTCTGCTTAAGGCCAGCAAACTTCCACTTCATGTGTTATAATAAGGCAGTGCTTGTCAACTGCCCAGGTAATGTATTGTGAAATAAGAAAGCCACACCTGTAATTAGGCTCTAGTAGAATGGTGAAGCTTTTTAAGCCTGTTCCAAAGCACTGATggcacaaatgtaaaaaaaaaaaaatcaggtatgAGTGACACGATGCTGGAAATTGACGGTCAGTTCTGGCCAAGCCACCTTCAAAATATCACTTAAAGCCAATTCTTCTCATATTACACACCCTGTTACTAAATTGAAATTGAATCTTTGTAATTAGAGGTGTAATCTAGCAGTATTGGACAAAGGTCTCATCACTGAGGTTTACAGAATTACAGAAATTATGAATTTCAGAAATACACCACAGCACATCACTTTCTTGTGATTCAATGGTCACCTTAAATTCAATCTGATTTTTTTCAACCAAATCATAATAACTGCTCCCAATCCCAAACTGAATAGCATGTCAGTATGCATGAAGAGTCAGCTGAATGGAAAAATCAGAGGCATGGGAAACTTATTATAACCCTGCTTTTGACTGcatcacaaaaaaagataatttgtcaaaaaataaagaaaggggttTAAATCTACATTTAAGTGGCAATTTCTCCACAATGAATACTGTGTAGTGTGCACAGCGTAGAGCGATCTTGATCACGCTCGATGAGAAGTCATCCTGACATAAGGGCTAATATACCATGGCATGATAGGACATCATCCCAGCATGAATGAGTTCAGATGAAGTGAGGTTAGATCTATAAGGTAAATATGTCAGTATGCATGAAGAATCAGCTGAATGGAAAAATCAGAGGCATGGGAGACTTATTACCCTGTTTTTGGCTGcatcacaaaaaaaagataatttgtcaaaaaaataaagaaaggggttTAAATCTACTTTTGTGGCAATTACTCCACAATGAATACTGTTCAATACTTCTAGAATACACTTCTAATTACAAAGATTCAATTTCAATTTAGTAACAGGGTGTGTAATATGAGAAGAATAGGCTTTAAGGGACATTTTGAAGGTGGCTTGGCCAGAACTGACTGGCATTTCCAGCAATGTGTCACTcatacctgattttttttttttttttttttttttttttacatttctgccATGGAGTGTATAGATCAGTAAATTCTGAGATATGTGGTTttttaaatataagaaaaaaatatatatatatatatatatatatacatatatatacatttattgtgaTGCAATCCTAGGCACTAGGtttcagagaaaaaaattaaattttttactTCAATAGAAGTTCCAATTAGAAGTTTAGATAATAAGTATTGTTTGGTGTTGAGAGAAAGTACGTGTGACATTGACATTGTTTTTACGAATATGATAGATAATTTACCAAAGTAATTGAGGATCTGATTTGTTTCTCTATGTCAGTTAGTGCTGACATATTTGTTTTTTACTGGTGATTTAGTTTGTAATGGATATGGTAATATTTTTGTGTTGTTATCGCTGCCCTGTTCTTGGTGCTGCAGGTAACATTATAGCTGACCATGTTTGGAGATCAAGTATCCTATTCATTTGCTTGTGCATTTTATATGATATTTTGTTGTTGAGAAAGGCTACACTGTTGAgcctgaatatgtgtatatattttcccaAAATTTGATATTCCTTCCATAATATTTGTGCTTTCAGTACTTCTATATTTGCTTGACTTTTGGAATTCTCCATTTGCTTTGCTAAAGATTTTTTGATTTTGTAGCCTGTGCCACCCTGGCACACAATAGAACTTGGGGAACATATAAGGTAAActcaaaagaaaatatacattacCTAAAGTATAAGTATTATTCATTTTTAGGCCTTTTGTAAAAAATGTTTAGAGTGTTGGGGCAACCTTGAGATTAACCCCAGTTGAGCAGCAAGTGTATTCTGATTATTCCCTGGACCATTTGATTAACTGCAGTATTTTATGCAATCAAGTGACCTGAAATTAGCCAACAATGCTATAATTATAGGAATAATAGTTTATGAAAAAGGGATATgttaatttatgtatattaacTGCATTGGACATATGatacttctattcttcttttttcgatCTATCAGAGGGTTGTGTAGAAAGGTTAAAGTAAATTGCATTATTAAAGCCTTATATCcgtttctcttccactctttatGCCCTTCAGTCATGTATATTCTTGACTCTGATCACCTGTTTGAGTAATGCAGTAATTCAACAATATACTTTGCAGTTTCGTTTCTCCTGAaactatgaatgtatgtgtatatatatatatatatatatatatatatatatatatatatatatatatatatatatatatatatacatatatatatatatatatatatatatatatatatatatatatatatatatatatatatatatatatatacatatatatacatatatatatacatatatatatatatatatatatatatataaatgaatatacatataaagatatataaatatatacatatgaatatatatatatatatatatatatatatatatatatatatatatatatatatatatataaatgaatatacatataaagatatataaatatatacatatgaatttatatatatatatatatatatatatatatatatatatatataaatgaatatatatataaatatatataaatgtatacatatgaatatatatttatatatatatataatatgtatatatatatatatataatatgtatatatatatatatatatatatatatatatatatatatgatatatatatatataatatatatatataatatatatataaacatatgtgtatatatatatacatatatacataaacatatatatatatatatacatatatagatagatagatagatagatagatagatagatagatagatagatagatagatagatagatagatatagatatatagatatatatagatatagacagatagatagatatagatatttatataaatatatatatatatatatttatataaatatatatatatatatatatatatatatacatatatacatatacatatatatatatatatatatatatatatatatatatatgtgtttatatatatatatatttatatatatatatatatatatatatattatatatatatatatatatatatatatatatgtttatatataaatatatatatatatatatatatatatatatatatatttatagatatatttatatatatattatatatatatttatatatatattatatatatatattcatttatatatatatatatatatatatatatatatatatgtatatatatattcatatgtatatatttatatatatttatatttttattcatttatatatatatatatatatatatatatatatatatatatatatatatatatatatatatatatatacatatgtatatatttatatatctttatatttatatacatttatatatatatatatatatatatatatatatatatatatatatatgtgtgtgtgtgtgtgtgtgtgtgtgtgtgtgtgtgtgtgtgtgtgtgtgtgtgtgtgtgtgtgtgtgtgtgtgtatatgtatatgtatatgtatatgtatatgtgtgtgtgtgtgtgtgtgtgtgtgtgtgtgtgtgtgtgtgtgtgtgtgtgtgtgtgtgtgtgtgtgttgtgtgttgtgtgtgtgtgtgtgtgtgttgtgtgttgtgtgtatatatatatatatacatatacatgtatatatacatatacatatatacatatacatatatacatatatacatatacatatatatacatatatatatattatacatatacatatatatatacatatacatatatatatatatagatagatagagatatatatatatagatatatagatagatatatatatatatatatatatatatatatatatatatagatatatatagatataaagatatatatacacacacacacacacacacacacacacacacacacacacacacacacacatacacacacacacacacacacacacacacacacacacacacacacacacacacacacatacacacacacacacacacacacatacacacacacacacacacacacacacacacacacacacacacacacacacacacacacacacacacacacatatatatatatatatatatatatatgtgtttgtgtgtgtgtgtatgtgtgtgtatatgtgtgtatgtgtgtgtatgtgtgtgtgtgtgtgtgtgtgtgtgtgtgtgtgtgtgtgtgtgtgtgtgtgtgtgtgtgtgtgtgtgtgtgtgtgtgtgtgtgtgtgtgtttgtatgtgtgtgtgtttgtgtgtttatgtgtctatatatatatatatatatatatatatatatatatatatatatatatctttatatatatatatatatctttatatatatatatttatatatatatatatatatatatatatatgtatttatatgtatatatatgtatatatatatgtatatatgtatatatatatatatatatgtatatatgtatatatatatatatatgtatatatgtatatatatatatatatatatatgtatgtatgtatgtatgtatgtgtttatatatatgtatatatatatatatatatatatatatataaatttatatatgtatatataaatttatatatgtatatatatatttatatatatatgtatatatatatatatatatatatgtataaatatatatatatatattatatatatatatatatttatatatatatgtatatatatatatgtataaatatatatatatatatattatatatatatatatatatatataaatgtatatatatataatatatatatatatatatgtacatataatatatatatatatatatacatatatatatatatataaatatgtatatatatatatatatatatttatatatatgtacatatatatatgtacatatatatatgtacatatatatatgtacatatatatatatataatgtacatatatatatgtacatatatatatatatacatatatatatacatatatatatatatgtacatatatatatatatatgtacatatatatatatatgtacatatatatatatatatatatatatatatatatatatgtaaatatgtatatgtaaatatgtatatgtacattatatatatatatatatatatatatatatatatgtacatatatatacatatatatacatatatatatatatatatatatatatatatatatatatacacacacacacacacacacatatatatatacatacatatacatgtatatatatatatatatacatgtatatatatatgtacatatatatacatatatatatatataaatatatatatacatatatacatacatacatatatatatacacacacacacacatatatatatatatatatatatatatatatatatatatatatatatatatgtacatatatacacatatatgtatttatatacatatatacatatatatatatatacatatatatatatatacatatatatatatatacatatatatatatatacatatatatatatacatatatatatatacatatatatatatacatatatatatacatatatatatacatatatatacatatatatacatatatatatatacatatatatatatatacatatatatatacatatatatatatacatatatatatatatatatacatatatatatacatatatatatacatatatatatatatacatatatatatatatacatatatatatatatatatacatatatatatatatacatatatatatatacatatatatatatatatatacatatatatatacatatatatatatatacatatatatatatacatatatatatacatatatatatatacatatatatatatacatatatatatatacatatatatatatacatatatatatatatacatatatatacatatatatatatacatatatatatacatatatatatatatacatatatatatatacatatacatatatatatatacatatacatatatatatacatatacatatatatatacatatacatatatatatacatatacatatatatatatatacatatacatatatatatatacatatacatatatatatatacatatacatatatatatatacatatacatatatatatatatatacatatacatatatatatatacatatacatatacatatatatatacatatacatatatatatacatatacatatatatatacatatacatatacatatatatatacatatacatatatatatacatatatatatacatatatatatacatatatatatacatatatatatacatatatatatatatacatatatatatacatatatatatacatatatatatacatatatatatacatatatatatacatatatatacatatatatatacatatatatatacatatatatatacatatatatatatacatatatatatatacatatatatatatacatatatatatatacatatatatatacatatatatatatacatatatatatatacatatatatatatatatacatatatacatatgtatatatacatatatatatacatatatatatatatacacatatatacataaacaaatacatatatatgtatatatataaatatatatatgtatacttatatacatatatatatatatatgtatagataaatagatagatagattgacagatagatttacagatagacagataaatagatagatagatagataaatagatagatagatagatagatagatatatatatatatatatatatatatatatatatatatatatagagagagagagagagagagagagagagagagagagagagagagagagagcgagagagagagagagagaaagagagagagatacatacatacatacatatatatatatatatatatatatacatatacatatacatatatatatatataaagatatatacatatataaatatatatttaagtatgtaatatatgaatatctatgtatgtatatatatatgtatatatatatatgtatatatatgtatataatatatatatatatatatatatatatatatatatatatatatacatatatgtatataatatatatatatttgtgtgtatatatatatatatatatatatatatatatatatatatatgtatatatatgtacatatatatatatatatatatatatatatatatatatatatatatatatatatatatatatatgtgtgtgtgtgtgtgtgtatatatatatatatatatatatatatatatatatatatatatatatatatacatatatatacatttatatatatatatatatatatatatatatacatatatatatatatatatatatatatatatatatatatatatatgtacatatatatatatatatatatatatatatatatatgtatgtacatatatatatatatatatatatatatatatatatatatatacatatatacatacatacgtacatatatatatatgtacatatatatatgaatatatatatatatatatatatatatatatatatatatatgtgtgtgtgtgtgtgtgtgtgtgtgtgtgtgtgtatatatatatatatatatatatatatatatatatatatatatatatatatgtacatataaatatatgtacatatatatatataaatatatatatatatatatatatatatatatatatatatatatatatatatatatatgtatatatatttatatatacatatatgtatatatatttatatgtataaatatacatatatatatatatatatatatatatacaaatatacaaatatatacaaatatacaaatatatacaaatatataaatatataaatatatatatatatatatatatatatatatatatatatatatttataaatatgaatataaatttagataaatatatatatatatatatatatatatatatatatatatatatatatataatatatatacttaaaactaaattaattttattactgtttttactcTGTTTAAGAACCatttttgtttatcatatattattcataaagGAATACACTTATCGTATGTACAGCATGACACAGATTCAAGAAAATTGTCACACACCATTGACTATCTGCAAACGCCAGATCCAGGTGTTTCACTGCCTGCACGTGGTATTAGGCTTACTTGAATGGCTGCTCTGatgggtgtgtggcttgtagtttggtgcacacaaacactcatgggtGGTGTCAAGACTCAGtgtctcccctttgcaatgttatctctttttcataggaataggatcctgaacaCGAAAATAGTGTCCtggcgctcttccagtcatggctcatggatggtacattccatacttgtttattgatggaaataatgtaATAGCTCCTTTCTAAATGCCCACTCAGTCTTAAtatccaagagctttgtgcacttgtAGCGAGTCATTCCAGTTGCCCTGGCCTTCATCTGAAATTCTCGTGATGGCAAGTTCCTGGTACCCTAGATCtcatccaatttttttttcatgacatgttCACATCACCAGCCCCTCAAgccaaatattttcatgaatatcaCGGTCATGTCTTCTGGATTGTAGGGGTTAAATGTACTGTGGTCAGGTGATGTAcggtatcatcatcaatattcccAGTGGGTTGTACGATCAGCCTTACTATGGTTTCTTCACACTTTATTGTTGAATATTCTggactttgtttttttctcctttttcttcttgcatCACAAATATATTTGTGGATTGATGAATTTTTATTTCTGGTATTTGAGTTTTGATGTAATTAtattggatgaataaataaataattgtaaaacTTTTGGCTTCTCTAttagttatccttttttttttttgtctcttgtaaTATTAACAAATAGAtttggaagaaaacaagaaagatataTCACAGACATACCAGTTCAGTCAAAACATTCATCAGTTGATAATTTCCATAGAGTTTACAAGGTACAGAATTTGGTAAATTGAATAAACTAGAAATAGAAATTAGTATCACACCATTAGcatttttaattatgtttttttctatacAGATTGACTGGAGTGAAGGATGGCTAATGGGTCTAGTAGTATTCCACATCTTCCTCACGACATTCACAGTTATGACTCGAAATCACCACACAACCCAAGctgttctattttttctattgctaCTCACTGTACGTTCCTCGGAGACCATTAACCAATATGCAGCGAAAAATTGGCAGTCTTTCAGCCGTCAGCAGTACTTTGACTCTCAAGGCCTATTCATCAGTGTTGTCTTCTCCATGCCTGTTCTCTTTAATtgcatgatgatggtggtgagtgtaAATTCATATTGTCCCCTAGTAAATACTATAATGCGATAATACTGCGATTATTAattgtatgtttattttcattgttgtaatgaatgttacttttatatatatatatatatatatatatatatatatatatatatatatatatatatatatatatatatatatatatatatatatatatatatatataactgaaaagCAGTTTAAAATCtgtttctttatcatcatattggaagggcaatatatatatgtgctacaATGTACCTGCATACACGGGGCATTATTTGAAGCATCATCGTAATAGGGTAATGATCTTAAAATGCTTAAAATGTTAATGTGACTGTTGTTCTTCTCAGATAAACTGGTTATGGTTAAGCAGCAACATGATGGTTACCTACAAGAGAGT
It encodes the following:
- the Tmem18 gene encoding transmembrane protein 18, which translates into the protein MDPLDLGPEFIRTDQVTDLWSFLQTIDWSEGWLMGLVVFHIFLTTFTVMTRNHHTTQAVLFFLLLLTVRSSETINQYAAKNWQSFSRQQYFDSQGLFISVVFSMPVLFNCMMMVINWLWLSSNMMVTYKRVELEAKLRNDSRRRSESQRSESNRGEVVSEQADESKKNK